In Terriglobia bacterium, the genomic stretch ACTTATCGCGTGCCGCACCAGGGCCGCGCCGGCTCGGCGGCAAACTACGTCCTGCATCTGGCTTCCGCTCGCGGATTAGGCAAGTGAGCGACGAGGCCAGGATCTGCGGAATCGACGTGGGAAGTACGACCTGCAAGTTCGTGCTGGCTTCCCAGTGCGGCGAAATTCTGGCGCAGGGCTACGAGCGCCATAACACCAGACAGGCGGAGAAGGTCTTCGAATTTCTGAACGCTCTCGAAAGCCTGCATGGCCTGACGCCTCGCCGGGACCGCGTGTTCTTTACGGGTTCGGGCGCCGGGATCATCGCGCCGCTGGTGGGCGCCAAAGTCGTTCAGGAAGTCGTTGCGGTCGCGGCTGCCGTCGAAAAGCTGCATCCAGAAGTACGCTTCGTCTCCGAAATTGGAGGCGAAGACATGAAAACCATCTTCTTCAGTGGGACCGGCCCGAGCAAGACGAAGCAGGTTTTAATGCAGTCCGCCTGTTCCGGCGGCACCGGAACTTTCATTGAAAAGACAGCGCGCAAGCTCGAAATTCCTCCGGAACAGTTGTGTAAGATGCGTTACTCCGGTCACACGCTTCACAAGATCAGCAGCAAATGCGGAATCTTTGCCGAAGCGGACGCCAATACTTTGCTCAAGGCCGGTGTCACGGTGGACGAGATCATCGCTTCGTTATTCGAGGCGGTGGTCTATCAAAACCTGGCAACATTGACTCGCGGCAATACGCCGGCGCCGGAAATTCTTTTGCTGGGCGGACCCAATCTTTTCTTCAGCGGACTTCAGGAAGCGTGGCGCCACCACCTGACCCGGCTGTGGCAGGAGCGTCAGGTCGACCTGCCATGCGGTAAGGATCCGGCATCGCTGATCCGTGTTCCCGACAATGCTCTCTATTATGCGGCGCATGGCTGCGTGGAAGTCGCCATGGACGATTCGCCATCCGCCGGCGTTTACCTGGGATCCGAAAAACTACGCTGGTGGATTGACGAAGGTCAGCACGAGGAGAAGAAGAAGACAGGCCGGGGCGGACTTTGGAAGACGCCCGAAGATCTCGATGCCTTCAAAGCACGCTATGCGCCGGAAAACAACGGTCACGCGGTGCCTCCTGCTCCCGTTGTAACCGCTTCGCGGCCCCTTCCACCGGTCGCCGTCGGTTGCGACTTCGGTTCGACAACTGCCAAGGCCGTGTGCCTGTCAGCGGAAAAAGAGCTGCTTTTCTCCTGTTACGCTCTCAGCAAAGGGAATCCGATCGAGGACGCAAAGGTTCTATTCCGGCAGATCCGGGCCGCGGTAGGCGAGGGCTGCATCCTGAGCCTCGGCATCACCGGCTACGGCAAAGACCTCCTGAAAAGCATCCTCGGCGCCGATTGCTGCGTCGTTGAAACCATTGCGCACGCCAGCGCCGGACTTCACTTCTTCCCGGACGCGGACTGCATCTGCGACGTCGGCGGCGTGGACGTCAAGATCATGATCCTGAACAACGGCGCCGTTACGGATTTCCGCCTGAATTCGCAATGCTCGTCCGGAAACGGCGCGTTTCTGCAGGGCGTCGCTGAACGCTTCAACATCCCGATGGATGAAATGGCGGGCCGCGCTTTTCGTGCCGAGTCGATACCGCAGCTTTCGATGGGATGTGGCGTGTTTCTGCAAAGCGACATCGTCAACCAGCAGCGCAAAGGCTGGCAGGCGGATGAAATCCTTGCCGCCCTCTGCGCGATTCTGCCCCTGAACGTCTGGATTTACGCGGGTGGCCTGAGCAACCTTCAATCGGTCGGCAGGAAATACATTTTGCAGGGCGGAACTCACAAAAATTTAGCCGTCGTGAAGACACAGGTGGACTTCATCCTGTCGAAGGTCCCCGATGCGGACATCGTCGTTCATCCGTATTCCGGCGAAGCCGGGGCAATTGGAGCGGCGCTGGTGGCTTTGGAGTGGTCGGCGAACAACCCGCAAACCAACTTCCGCGGGTTCGAGGCCATCGACCGGCTCACCTACAAGACAACCACCTCGCCGGAAACGGTCTGCTACTGGTGTCCGGTCAACTGCCAGCGCAGTTTTATTGATGTCCAACTGGTGGGCGGCCTGGGCCGATCCTGGAGCAAGGTTCCCGTAAATGAGGGTTGGGAGAGGGTGATCGTGAACAACTCGTGCCCGAAGGGTTTGGTTGAAGATTTGACTGAAATGAAGGTCATCAAAACGGAGATCGAGAAGACGAAAAATGGGTTTCCTAACGTTGCCGACCTGGTTCGCAAAGAAGCCTTCCGCCGCGCGACCGTTTAAAGACCGTTCGCAGATTCGCGTCGGGATCCCGAAGGTGCTGAACATCTGGACGACTCACCAGTTCTGGCTGGGTTTCCTGATGTCGCTGGGGATCGCTTCCGAGAACATCGTCTTCAGCTCCGACACTTCCGAAGAACAGGGACGTGAATACGGTAAGGGCCGTGGAACCGTCGATTGTTGCTATCCGGTAAAGTGCATCAGCGGTCATTACGGCGAACTGATTTTCGGCCTGAAGAAGAAGATCCACATTCTCCTCAGCCCTATGATTCATTCTCTGCCTTCGATCTTACACGGTCATGTTGTCGACACCCTCACCTGCACGCGTGTGATGGCCGGACCGGAGAACATCAAAGCCGGCTACATGAAGGGACGCGATGTCTTCAACGAAAACGGGATAGCGCACGTTTCACCTTTTGTCAGCCTGGGTGACCGGCATATGGTTACGGAACAACTTCACTCCCAGTTAAAAGACATCTTCAACCTCGATCTGGAAGAAACCTCACGCGCGGTGCGGGACGGGTTCACAGCTTTGGATGCCTTCACGGAAAAAGCCCGCAATCAAAGCCGCGGCATTCTGGATTGGTGCGCGCAAGAGCGGAAGCCTTGTATTCTCGTGCTGGCGCGCCCCTACCATATGGATACGGGCATCGGCCACGAGATCGAAGGAGATCTACAGGCCTACGGATATCCGATACTGTGGCTGCAATACCTCCCTGGCGATGAGGACCTGATGAAATGGCTATTCGAAGAAGACCTGGACTCGGGCCGGATCAAGAGTCCCTTCGATATCGGCGATGTATGGCAGTCATCCTACAGCAGCAACACCAATGAGATCATGTGGGGCGCCAAAGTGGCCGCACGCTGCCCTTGGATCACCGCCGTGGTCCGTCTTTCCAGCTATGAGTGCGGCATGGACCAACCGACTTACACGCCTGCACAAAAGATTGTTGAAGCGACCGGAACGCTGTTCTTCAAATTCGGCGATCTGGACTCGACCAAACCTGCAGGTAGCGTTAGAATTCGGGTTGAGACCATCGTGCATTACATGGCGAGGTATTCAGAGGAAATTATCCAGCGCAAGCTCGCCCGGCTTTCGCCGAACTGCCCGGTCCCGCGGGCGACGGCGTGAACCGATTCGAGGTGTTTGCAATTCATGGCGATCCTGATCTTTTTTGTGGCCCATTGGTTCTTATCCTTGTTCTCCCAGACGTTCTTTCTCCACCGTTATGGCGCACACAGAATGTTTACGCTTTCGCCCCGGGCCGAGCGTTTTTTTTACCTGCTCACCGCGGCGACGCAAGGGCCTTCGTTTCTGGTGCCGAAGGCGTACGCGGTTCTGCATCGAATGCATCACGCATTCAGCGATACCGAACAGGATCCGCATTCGCCGCGTTTCTTTCGCGATCCGGTCCGGATGATGAAGCATACGGAGACGATCTACCGGGGAATCCTGCGCAAGCCGGCGACCGCGGCGCCCGAGTTCGCTGCCGAGGCGCCCGAGTGGGAAACGGTCGACAAGATTGCCGGGTCCTGGTATATACGAGTTGCGTGGGGAGTGATGTACTCACTCTTTTATCTTCGCTTTGCCAGTTCACCCTGGCTGTTTCTTCTGTTGCCCTTTCACTTTCAGATGGGTGTTTTTCATGGCGCCATCGTCAATTGGTGCGGACATCGATACGGCTACCGGAATTATCCTGCCCACGACGAGTCCCGCAATGCCCTTCCGATCGATTTCCTGATGATGGGCGAGTTGTACCAGAACAATCATCACCGGCATCCGAAAGCAGCTAATTTTGCCGTGCGTTGGTTCGAACTCGATCCCGCCTACCCCATCATCTGGTTGCTGAAACAGATGCGGATCGTTCGCTATGGAATCGGCGCATAGACCTGTGAACCCCAATTGGAAATGGAACCCGGTTCGGGGCGAATACGAGATGGCCGATTCCCTCCGGTTCCAGGGAACCGGAGAGATCCCGGCTATCGACAGCTTCCGCGGTCAAACGATCTTCATTATCGGTAGCACGGGCTTCCTGGGTAAGGTCCTGCTGGCGATGATTCTGGACTGCTTCCCCGAATTCAAACATTTGATCGTCCTGGTGCGAGGCAGGAAGGACATGCCGGCGGAGAAACGGTTCTTCTCCGAAGTGCTGCAGTCGCCGCCCCTGGAGGCGGTCATCGAACGGATGGGCGGTGAGCAGGCCGTCCGCCGGAAGGTCACAGTGCTGGAAGGCGATCTCGACAGGCCGTTGTGCGGACTGCCTCTGGATCGGATCGCAGAACTCAAGCGCAAGGTAGACATCGTGGTCAATCTCGCGGGCCTGGTCGACTTCGATCCGCCTTTAAACGATGCATTAGTGTCAAACGTTTATGGGACACAGCACGTTATTGAACTCGTTAAACAGCTCGACTCCAGACTGCTGCACATCTCTACAGCCTATGTCACCGGCCAGAAGGATGGCTACATTCTCGAAAACACACCGATCGCCGGTTTCTTTCCGCTGCGAGGACAGCGTGAAGGCGAAGAGTTTTCGGTAATGGATGAATTGAAGTGGTGCGAACGCTTTATCGAGGAAACCCGGCTGCACCGGGATCTGCAACGGCGGGGCGGCATGAACCGTGCGCGGCAGTGGGGCTGGATCAACACCTACACGTACACGAAAAGCATGGGCGAGCAGCTGATCGCACAAACGCCGGGATTACAGTATGCCATCGTCCGGCCGGCCATCGTTGAATCGTCACTGCGGTTTCCGTTTCCCGGTTGGAATGAAGGATTCACTACTTCAGCGCCACTCGTCTTCATGGGAGGCGATGGTGTCAAGAGCTGGCCGGTGCGTGAGGACGGGCCGCTCGAGGTCATCCCGGTCGATCTGGTCGCCAGTGGCATTTTGATCGTCATGGCTGCGCTTTTAGTTGGGAAAAATAAGCCGGTCTACCATCTTGCTACTGCCGAATCGAACCCGATCTTGTTTCGCCGGCTGGTTGAGTTTTTTGGAATGAGCGCGAGATCCAGACATAAACACAGAAAGGAGGGAAGCCTGCTCATCAACCTGTGGAAAGCGTACTCGGATACTCACGCCGTTTCCTTAAACACGCTGCAATCCCGGCGGGCTCGACTCCAGCAATGCCTCGATGTTCTGCAAACGGTTCTGAGGTTGGGGAAAATCATGGCGGGACGGGACGCAGTGACTCCATATCTCAAACGTCTTCGACATGAACGCCACCAGGTTCGCGCTCAGGAGATACTGCTCGATAAGTTTCTACCCTTCCTGCTCGACCACAGCTATACCTTCGAAACACGCAACATTCGCGAAACAGCTGCAATGCTCAGTAATGCGGATCTTAAGCGCCTGAAGTGGGATCCTGAAACCATCGATTGGGCAGACTATTGGATGAACATCCATACCAAAGGCATTGAGAAATGGATCCGGCCAAAGGTTTTACTGGCGGGACAATCTGCCGAATCAATAAAGACTCAATTGCGCCTGACCCTGCGGCGCCGGACGGTGTGACGGTCGCCTTCGTTATTTCTCTTCATCCTCGAGGCCGGTCGCGAAATTATCGATTTCGACTTCGTCTACACCACTTTCCTCATCCTCGGGGCCGAAGATCTGGCCGGTGAACTTCTCCTTGAGCGCTTTCTTGCCGCCTTCGGGTTTAAAGACCTTACGGGCGCGCGCCGGCTTGGCATCCGGACCGAAGTTCTTTCGCGCAGGACGGTCGCGTTCCGAGGCCGCAGGATCGGAGAAATCCGGCGAAGACGGACGCATCGGCGGCCCCATTGGTCTGGCGCCAGGCGCCGAGGGTCTCGGGCCGAATGACGGACGAAAGCCTCCACCACCGCCTGGCGGCCGCGGCCCGGCTTCTCTCGCTCGCGCCTCGTTGACGGCGAGCGAGCGGCCTTTGAACGGCTGATTGTTGAACTGCTGAATTGCCGCCTGTGCCTGCGCCGCGTCTGCGAATTCGACAAACGCGAAGCCACGCTTTCTCCCAGTCTCGCGGTCGAGTGGAATCGAAACGTACGAAAGAGTGCCTACCGCCGAAAAATGCTGGCGGATTTCGTCCTCCGTTGCGTCGTAGGGAAGATTCCCGACAAATAGACGGACTGACATCGTTACCTCATCAAACCTTTGATCATATGACTTGGATGAAGAGGGGCCTCACACGAACAGGGCGGAATGGAGTGTTGGAGTGACCGTTTTGAACATCAAGAAGATATTACCGCTTTACTCAACAGATTTCAACGTTATGGAGCCTTGGAAATGAGCACGTTCGGAACAAAAGTAAAATCCGCCCGCAGTTGCCTGATGAGTTTGGAGTCCGCGGTAAACACCACTTCTTTGTGCACCTGACTCGGATTACGGGCGTCGATGATCTGTACTTTGAACTCATTGCCCGTGAGGAACTCTTCGGGTGAATATACATAGCTGCCCGCATAGGCCTGATCGACGAAATGGCTGTTTTTCTGATCGGAGCTGCCTTCAATCACCTGGCGGCCGGGCATGATCGGCTCGACGAGTTCTCCGTCACGGTACAGGCGGAATTCGAGGAACTCGCCCTTGAATTCCATTTCCGTGCGGCCGGCCTTGCCGAAACGCAGCGGCGACGGGATCATCCGGGCGGGCATACCGCGTTTCGTCGGGCCGCTTTCAGGACGGATGTCGAATGTCACGGCATAGTCGAGCGACGTTTCCGTCGAACGGTGCCATTCGTAATAGGGCTCTTCGATCCCATGCTCTGCAGAGGACGAGTCGGAAATGTGCTGGCCGCGGCGTTCCTGCCGGTTAAATGCGCGTCTCTTTTCGGCCACGACCTGAAGCTTTCCGATAAGCACGGGAGTGATCGCAGTGACCGTAAAATCGCCGGCTTTGAATTTGTAAGCTTCGAAGTCCAGCGCCTCGCTTTCGATTTTGTGATTCAGAACATCGACCGGATACCGCACTTCACTCAACGAACGGAGTTGATTCGCAGGCGGCTCGGTATTCATGCTCTCGGCCATCAGGTCGGCCGACGACAGGAAGTCCCGCAACGTGCCGACCCGAATCGCTCCGGCAATATTCGACTCGCCGAACGTATTGATGCCGATGACCTCTCCTTCCTGATTCATGAGCGGGCCCCCGGAATTGCCGGCCTGAAGCAGGAAATCGCCAAGGAGAGTGTCCTGGTCGACTTTCGATAAGATCCCCTGGGTCATAAGGAATTTCTGATTCAGCGGAGAACCGATCGCGACAACAGGAATACCCACCTTGACTGTGGACTCTTTTTCTTCCGCCAGGATGGCGAGCGGCTCGATGTTCTGAACCACTTCGCTGTTCACTTTGAGAACTGCCATGTCATATTGAGGATTCACCGCTGCCACTGCCGCCTTGAATTTCCGTCCATCCGGAAACTGCACGGCCAGGTATCGCGAGTTGCGAATGACATGATAGTTCGTCGCAATATGGCCGAAGCGCGTGATCAGAAAGCCTGATCCGGAGCCATCATCCGTCGTGACTTGAACAACCGCGGGAGATGCCTTCTCATACAACTTCGAGTAGTCGTTCACAATCGCTTGAGCGTAAACAGCAGTGGGAATAAGGAAGGCAGCGATCAACAAGCCGGCGGCCCTTTTCATGGCGTTTCTCCTACTGGTTGTCAAGCAAGAGGGGTGCCAAATCGATCTTCAGATTTTTTGAGGAGCCGGCTGAGGTTTCAATGATCTCGTAAAGTTCCTGCGAACGGATCGGCTTGCAGATATACGCATCCATGCCTGCATCGAGGCAGCGCTGGCGGTCGCCCTTCATGGCATATCCCGTCATCGCGATAATCGGCACGTGATCACCTGTGGTCTTTTCTTTCTCTCGAATGGCAGCTGTGGCCTGAAAACCGTCCATCTGCGGCATCTGCACATCCATCAGGATGACGTCGAAGCGTTCGCTCGCGTAGGCGGCAAGCGCCTCGGCGCCGTTGCCCGCAATCCGGACGATGTGCCCCCGCATCTGAAGAAATTCGAGCGCCACCTGCTGGTTGATTTCGTTATCCTCCGCAAGCAACACCCGCAGCCGCCGCTCCGCCTGCATCATGCGGGTTTCAGCCGGCTTCTCTTCGGCAGCCGTCTCTTCTTCGATTTCGAAATTCACGGTGAAGTGAAAGGAACTGCCGTGTCCGACTTTGCTGTCGACCCAGATACGCCCCCCCATCAAGGAAACAAGTTGCAGGCAGATCGATAAACCAAGTCCGGTGCCGCCATAGCGCCGGGTCATCGAGCCGTCGGCCTGGACGAACGATTCGAAGATGACCTCTTGTTTATTCTCGGGGATGCCGATGCCGGTGTCGCTGACAACGAAGTGAAGGCAGATGGCGTTACTGGGCTGAGCGGCCTTGGGATCGTCTTCGCGTTCGACCATGACGAAGACTTCGCCGTGTTCCGTAAACTTGATCGCATTCCCCACCAGATTCATCATGATCTGGCGGAGCCGCGTCGAGTCGCCGCGAAGC encodes the following:
- a CDS encoding SDR family oxidoreductase; amino-acid sequence: MNPNWKWNPVRGEYEMADSLRFQGTGEIPAIDSFRGQTIFIIGSTGFLGKVLLAMILDCFPEFKHLIVLVRGRKDMPAEKRFFSEVLQSPPLEAVIERMGGEQAVRRKVTVLEGDLDRPLCGLPLDRIAELKRKVDIVVNLAGLVDFDPPLNDALVSNVYGTQHVIELVKQLDSRLLHISTAYVTGQKDGYILENTPIAGFFPLRGQREGEEFSVMDELKWCERFIEETRLHRDLQRRGGMNRARQWGWINTYTYTKSMGEQLIAQTPGLQYAIVRPAIVESSLRFPFPGWNEGFTTSAPLVFMGGDGVKSWPVREDGPLEVIPVDLVASGILIVMAALLVGKNKPVYHLATAESNPILFRRLVEFFGMSARSRHKHRKEGSLLINLWKAYSDTHAVSLNTLQSRRARLQQCLDVLQTVLRLGKIMAGRDAVTPYLKRLRHERHQVRAQEILLDKFLPFLLDHSYTFETRNIRETAAMLSNADLKRLKWDPETIDWADYWMNIHTKGIEKWIRPKVLLAGQSAESIKTQLRLTLRRRTV
- a CDS encoding acyl-CoA desaturase produces the protein MAILIFFVAHWFLSLFSQTFFLHRYGAHRMFTLSPRAERFFYLLTAATQGPSFLVPKAYAVLHRMHHAFSDTEQDPHSPRFFRDPVRMMKHTETIYRGILRKPATAAPEFAAEAPEWETVDKIAGSWYIRVAWGVMYSLFYLRFASSPWLFLLLPFHFQMGVFHGAIVNWCGHRYGYRNYPAHDESRNALPIDFLMMGELYQNNHHRHPKAANFAVRWFELDPAYPIIWLLKQMRIVRYGIGA
- a CDS encoding acyl-CoA dehydratase activase-related protein yields the protein MGFLTLPTWFAKKPSAARPFKDRSQIRVGIPKVLNIWTTHQFWLGFLMSLGIASENIVFSSDTSEEQGREYGKGRGTVDCCYPVKCISGHYGELIFGLKKKIHILLSPMIHSLPSILHGHVVDTLTCTRVMAGPENIKAGYMKGRDVFNENGIAHVSPFVSLGDRHMVTEQLHSQLKDIFNLDLEETSRAVRDGFTALDAFTEKARNQSRGILDWCAQERKPCILVLARPYHMDTGIGHEIEGDLQAYGYPILWLQYLPGDEDLMKWLFEEDLDSGRIKSPFDIGDVWQSSYSSNTNEIMWGAKVAARCPWITAVVRLSSYECGMDQPTYTPAQKIVEATGTLFFKFGDLDSTKPAGSVRIRVETIVHYMARYSEEIIQRKLARLSPNCPVPRATA
- a CDS encoding BadF/BadG/BcrA/BcrD ATPase family protein, whose product is MSDEARICGIDVGSTTCKFVLASQCGEILAQGYERHNTRQAEKVFEFLNALESLHGLTPRRDRVFFTGSGAGIIAPLVGAKVVQEVVAVAAAVEKLHPEVRFVSEIGGEDMKTIFFSGTGPSKTKQVLMQSACSGGTGTFIEKTARKLEIPPEQLCKMRYSGHTLHKISSKCGIFAEADANTLLKAGVTVDEIIASLFEAVVYQNLATLTRGNTPAPEILLLGGPNLFFSGLQEAWRHHLTRLWQERQVDLPCGKDPASLIRVPDNALYYAAHGCVEVAMDDSPSAGVYLGSEKLRWWIDEGQHEEKKKTGRGGLWKTPEDLDAFKARYAPENNGHAVPPAPVVTASRPLPPVAVGCDFGSTTAKAVCLSAEKELLFSCYALSKGNPIEDAKVLFRQIRAAVGEGCILSLGITGYGKDLLKSILGADCCVVETIAHASAGLHFFPDADCICDVGGVDVKIMILNNGAVTDFRLNSQCSSGNGAFLQGVAERFNIPMDEMAGRAFRAESIPQLSMGCGVFLQSDIVNQQRKGWQADEILAALCAILPLNVWIYAGGLSNLQSVGRKYILQGGTHKNLAVVKTQVDFILSKVPDADIVVHPYSGEAGAIGAALVALEWSANNPQTNFRGFEAIDRLTYKTTTSPETVCYWCPVNCQRSFIDVQLVGGLGRSWSKVPVNEGWERVIVNNSCPKGLVEDLTEMKVIKTEIEKTKNGFPNVADLVRKEAFRRATV
- a CDS encoding trypsin-like peptidase domain-containing protein — encoded protein: MKRAAGLLIAAFLIPTAVYAQAIVNDYSKLYEKASPAVVQVTTDDGSGSGFLITRFGHIATNYHVIRNSRYLAVQFPDGRKFKAAVAAVNPQYDMAVLKVNSEVVQNIEPLAILAEEKESTVKVGIPVVAIGSPLNQKFLMTQGILSKVDQDTLLGDFLLQAGNSGGPLMNQEGEVIGINTFGESNIAGAIRVGTLRDFLSSADLMAESMNTEPPANQLRSLSEVRYPVDVLNHKIESEALDFEAYKFKAGDFTVTAITPVLIGKLQVVAEKRRAFNRQERRGQHISDSSSAEHGIEEPYYEWHRSTETSLDYAVTFDIRPESGPTKRGMPARMIPSPLRFGKAGRTEMEFKGEFLEFRLYRDGELVEPIMPGRQVIEGSSDQKNSHFVDQAYAGSYVYSPEEFLTGNEFKVQIIDARNPSQVHKEVVFTADSKLIRQLRADFTFVPNVLISKAP